The Desulfonatronovibrio hydrogenovorans DSM 9292 genome includes a window with the following:
- a CDS encoding PilN domain-containing protein: MPLKKAFNLLPRIPLSMPARHCLGVEYIDGEIRATLVQARGKKMEILDFVALKVPDSGDDLPGIAQLREMAGRLNCKPGTGAVLASPMARLVTLPMNRDRVKSMKHHLLTEAVKWEAESYTGVPASQALAGVEVEKVRQEPGQVMEETEEVFVHVSILEQNIFRALKERFRLAGLKLVRVYPSEVCFQVPLLKMHADTDRGVLDMGAESSGFALLSGGQTLSINTMNISTAMIREHLAGKVVADLEDTLRFNLGQAPAPLPVAVTGPGALDKQVLDYLRFLSPTGVEPLKLVRASGLTASGSEEGPLFASAAGAAMRELSAGRMAVIGITDAVPLPVKIRQSFYLVPIAAASLLFVLLLGHNLLMRFQENSYQVQRAELQAQIAERRQEQEQVERLRKQITEVTDQISSLRKKKEFVLEDRDRDLRAKIVVFESLVRHLPETVSLKSIRQVPETPDVYVLAGEAVSASEVMDYVFRLKKSGIAVSVEIRRLEVQSGSRGRGANHRFLIQLEADPHGTKADQA, encoded by the coding sequence AAGATGGAGATCCTGGACTTTGTGGCCCTGAAGGTCCCGGACAGCGGGGATGATCTGCCTGGAATAGCCCAGCTCAGGGAAATGGCCGGCCGTCTGAACTGCAAGCCCGGGACAGGGGCCGTGCTTGCCTCTCCCATGGCCAGGCTGGTCACCCTGCCCATGAACCGGGACCGGGTCAAAAGCATGAAGCATCATCTTTTGACAGAAGCGGTCAAGTGGGAGGCTGAGTCATATACCGGCGTACCGGCCAGCCAGGCCCTGGCCGGGGTGGAGGTGGAAAAGGTCAGACAGGAGCCGGGACAGGTCATGGAGGAGACAGAAGAGGTCTTTGTCCATGTCTCCATCCTGGAGCAGAATATTTTCCGGGCTCTGAAGGAGCGCTTCCGCCTGGCAGGGCTTAAGCTGGTCAGGGTCTACCCTTCCGAGGTCTGCTTTCAGGTGCCCTTATTGAAGATGCATGCCGACACTGACCGGGGGGTACTGGACATGGGAGCAGAATCATCAGGATTTGCCCTGCTCAGTGGCGGTCAGACCCTGTCCATCAACACCATGAACATCAGCACCGCCATGATCAGGGAGCATCTGGCCGGGAAAGTTGTGGCTGATCTGGAGGACACCCTGCGCTTCAACCTTGGGCAAGCCCCGGCTCCCCTGCCTGTGGCCGTGACCGGGCCAGGAGCCCTGGATAAACAGGTTCTGGATTATCTCCGGTTTCTTTCACCCACTGGTGTTGAGCCCCTGAAACTGGTCCGGGCCTCAGGACTGACCGCTTCAGGTTCAGAAGAAGGGCCTTTGTTTGCCTCGGCAGCCGGAGCAGCCATGCGCGAGCTGTCCGCAGGCCGTATGGCGGTCATTGGCATTACAGATGCCGTGCCTCTGCCAGTGAAAATAAGACAGAGCTTCTATCTGGTACCCATTGCTGCAGCTTCTCTGCTCTTTGTCCTCCTTCTGGGGCATAACCTGTTAATGCGCTTTCAGGAAAACAGCTATCAGGTCCAGCGGGCCGAGCTGCAGGCTCAGATCGCCGAGCGCAGACAGGAGCAGGAACAGGTTGAACGATTGCGGAAACAGATCACTGAAGTCACAGATCAGATCAGCAGTCTGCGTAAAAAAAAGGAGTTTGTCCTTGAGGACCGGGATCGGGATCTGCGTGCTAAAATTGTGGTGTTTGAAAGCCTGGTTCGGCACTTGCCGGAAACCGTATCCTTGAAAAGCATTCGCCAGGTTCCAGAAACGCCGGATGTTTATGTCCTTGCAGGGGAAGCGGTGTCAGCTTCGGAGGTAATGGATTACGTCTTTAGGCTTAAAAAGAGCGGAATAGCTGTCTCAGTAGAGATCCGGCGGCTTGAAGTCCAGTCCGGGAGCCGGGGCAGGGGAGCAAATCACAGGTTTTTAATCCAGCTGGAGGCAGACCCCCATGGCACGAAAGCTGACCAAGCTTGA
- a CDS encoding type II secretion system protein GspD, whose translation MGLARIPIKIQFFLLLLTAVMALSGCYQTTRPASKVQYAPPFPVLEQEPGPYVRIPQADPDARLVSQHTPDRPQDRLQREGLRHPQAARNVKEVFFQDIPLEIAAELFNEVGGVNLIIQREVADERVRLYLKDVTMAQAVEGMLRRNELWFRTQGQVTSVMTEEAYADRILFNHSEKVQVFFMRYTNAQDMAALIGTILDPDVELLEVSGQSVYGHLETSLTGGSSEDADDTEVMTAEERRRLVQAGEAGDILEMEKAINLLGKRVPSVMTVFKKNNAIVVRSTDEAVLRHITGLIRELDTPVRQVLLETRIVRLELGDGFESFFDFSYQDSGSISNRRISRDGTYETFLSTLGGVSSLSVDTLSYVFSTDILQARLQVFAEEQRLNTISSPFLMAADNAEVRFFVGQQIPLRTGVTKETVPISDIGERVLFIPQVQQRELGTELQIKSFINADRTITMEIEADIQSPNLGVNSIILINDLTGQPVTFPLDGVDKNEVHSVLAVPSGNTVALAGFIRLEDQDFEQKVPFLGDIPVLGNLFKRVERRASRTETVILITPHIIGHPGEGTDATRSFLDRNSRIQEETDKAHGRVIPEDMRFDPLD comes from the coding sequence ATGGGATTGGCCAGGATACCGATCAAGATCCAGTTTTTTCTTTTGTTGCTGACAGCGGTTATGGCTTTGAGCGGATGTTACCAGACAACCAGGCCTGCATCCAAAGTCCAGTATGCACCGCCTTTTCCAGTGCTGGAGCAGGAGCCTGGTCCTTATGTCCGTATCCCCCAGGCTGATCCGGATGCCCGCCTGGTCAGCCAGCACACCCCGGACCGGCCTCAGGACAGACTGCAGCGGGAGGGTTTACGCCATCCACAGGCCGCAAGAAATGTAAAGGAGGTCTTTTTTCAGGATATTCCCCTGGAGATTGCTGCTGAACTGTTCAACGAAGTGGGGGGAGTCAATCTGATCATTCAGAGGGAGGTGGCAGATGAGAGAGTCCGGCTCTATCTGAAGGACGTGACCATGGCCCAGGCAGTGGAGGGAATGCTCCGCCGCAATGAACTGTGGTTCCGCACCCAGGGGCAGGTTACCTCTGTTATGACCGAGGAGGCTTACGCTGACAGGATCCTTTTCAATCATTCGGAAAAGGTCCAGGTTTTTTTCATGCGCTACACCAATGCCCAGGACATGGCCGCCCTTATCGGCACGATTCTGGACCCGGATGTGGAGCTTCTGGAAGTCAGCGGTCAGTCAGTCTACGGGCATCTGGAAACCAGTCTGACCGGGGGCAGTTCAGAAGATGCGGACGATACCGAGGTGATGACAGCAGAGGAACGGCGCAGGCTGGTTCAGGCAGGAGAGGCCGGGGATATTCTGGAAATGGAAAAGGCCATAAACCTGCTGGGGAAAAGGGTGCCTTCGGTGATGACGGTGTTCAAAAAAAACAACGCCATTGTGGTCCGATCTACTGACGAGGCAGTTCTCAGACATATCACCGGATTGATCCGGGAACTGGACACCCCGGTCCGCCAGGTTCTCCTGGAAACCAGGATCGTCCGGCTGGAGCTGGGCGACGGTTTTGAATCATTTTTTGACTTTTCCTACCAGGACTCCGGGAGTATCTCCAACCGGCGGATCAGTCGGGATGGCACCTATGAAACTTTTCTGAGCACCCTGGGAGGTGTATCTTCTTTGTCAGTCGATACCCTGTCCTATGTTTTTTCCACTGACATTCTCCAGGCCAGGCTGCAGGTTTTTGCTGAGGAGCAGCGCCTGAATACTATCTCCTCTCCTTTTCTCATGGCTGCGGACAATGCTGAGGTCCGTTTTTTTGTGGGGCAGCAGATTCCATTGCGGACAGGAGTGACCAAGGAAACTGTGCCCATATCTGATATCGGTGAAAGAGTCCTGTTTATCCCCCAGGTTCAGCAAAGGGAGCTGGGAACGGAGCTGCAAATCAAGAGCTTCATCAATGCTGATCGGACCATCACCATGGAGATCGAGGCTGATATTCAGTCTCCTAACCTGGGAGTCAACAGTATTATTCTGATAAATGACCTGACTGGTCAGCCTGTGACCTTTCCCCTGGACGGGGTGGACAAGAATGAGGTCCATTCGGTCCTGGCTGTACCATCAGGCAATACTGTAGCTCTGGCCGGTTTCATCCGCCTGGAGGATCAGGATTTTGAGCAGAAGGTTCCCTTTCTCGGAGACATCCCGGTCCTGGGCAACCTGTTCAAAAGGGTGGAACGCAGAGCTTCCCGGACTGAAACCGTAATCCTCATTACACCGCACATAATTGGCCATCCCGGGGAAGGGACTGATGCCACCCGCTCTTTTTTGGATCGGAATAGCAGAATTCAGGAGGAAACAGACAAAGCCCATGGCCGGGTTATTCCGGAAGACATGAGATTTGATCCCCTGGATTAA